One Brassica oleracea var. oleracea cultivar TO1000 chromosome C7, BOL, whole genome shotgun sequence genomic window carries:
- the LOC106306968 gene encoding protein indeterminate-domain 4, chloroplastic-like: protein MSTSSYNTSAVPSSSSTQPFFITGSSAGDNAFDRKDTFMSMVQQPNSSAPQPKKRRNQPGNPNPDAEVVALSPTTLMATNRFICDVCKKGFQREQNLQLHRRGHNLPWKLKQKSTKEVKRKVYICPEPTCVHHDPARALGDLTGVKKHYYRKHGEKKWKCDKCSKRYAVQSDWKAHSKTCGTKEYRCDCGTIFSRRDSYITHRAFCDALIQETVRNPTVSFTSMTAASSGAGFRGFHGKLEGGNALSHQHLSDHPNSGFSSFGGYNLNIASSENSREFAPQTSNPNFLIQCSSSQGMLPAPNNNNNDQSFMNQQGLIQFDPVNNINLKSSTTNNSFFNLGFFQENTKNSETAIPSLYSTDSLVHHREESLNAGSNVSATALLQKATQLGSITSNDPSALFRSLASSSNSSSVVVNDFGGGQIMGNDNNGNLQGLMNSLVAVNGGGAGGSGGNIFDVDFGNNNVNMSGSDNLTLDFLGVGGMVRNVNRGGAGRGRVRGDVSLNGELKFPE, encoded by the exons ATGTCAACATCATCATATAATACAAGCGCTGTTCCTTCATCATCCTCGACTCAGCCGTTCTTCATCACCGGCTCCAGCGCCGGAGATAACGCCTTTGACCGGAAAGATACTTTTATGTCAATGGTTCAACAACCTAACTCCTCGGCTCCACAACCCAAGAAACGAAGAAACCAACCGGGAAACCCAA ACCCTGATGCGGAAGTGGTAGCGTTGTCTCCAACAACACTAATGGCTACAAACAGATTCATATGCGATGTATGCAAGAAAGGGTTTCAAAGAGAACAAAATCTTCAGCTTCACCGAAGAGGACACAATCTCCCATGGAAGCTCAAACAGAAGTCAACCAAAGAAGTGAAGAGGAAAGTGTATATTTGTCCGGAACCCACGTGCGTCCACCATGACCCCGCACGTGCTCTCGGAGACCTCACCGGAGTCAAGAAGCATTACTATCGTAAACACGGAGAAAAGAAGTGGAAATGCGACAAATGTTCTAAGCGTTATGCAGTTCAATCGGATTGGAAAGCTCACTCTAAGACTTGTGGTACTAAAGAGTATCGATGTGACTGTGGTACCATCTTCTCTAG ACGGGATAGTTACATTACACACAGGGCTTTCTGTGATGCATTGATACAAGAAACTGTTCGAAACCCTACCGTGAGCTTCACGTCAATGACAGCTGCTAGCAGTGGCGCCGGCTTCCGTGGATTTCATGGGAAACTCGAGGGTGGCAACGCTCTCTCCCACCAACATTTGAGTGACCATCCTAACTCCGGATTTTCGTCTTTCGGGGGTTACAATCTAAACATTGCATCTTCTGAAAATAGCAGAGAGTTTGCTCCGCAAACTTCAAACCCTAACTTCTTAATCCAATGCTCATCGAGCCAAGGAATGCTGCCTGCACCCAACAACAACAACAACGATCAGAGTTTCATGAACCAACAAGGTCTGATCCAGTTTGATCCAGTCAACAACATAAACCTAAAGAGTAGCACCACCAACAACAGCTTCTTTAACCTCGGATTCTTTCAAGAAAATACCAAGAACTCTGAGACGGCTATTCCTTCTCTATATAGCACGGACTCTCTTGTTCATCACCGGGAAGAAAGCTTGAACGCGGGTTCTAACGTGTCAGCCACGGCACTGCTGCAGAAAGCTACTCAGTTGGGTTCAATCACAAGCAACGATCCTTCTGCTTTGTTCAGAAGCTTAGCTTCTTCGTCTAACTCGTCAAGCGTGGTTGTTAATGACTTTGGAGGAGGGCAAATTATGGGCAACGATAATAACGGTAACCTTCAAGGTCTAATGAACTCGCTAGTGGCCGTAAATGGCGGTGGTGCCGGCGGATCCGGTGGCAATATCTTCGACGTTGACTTTGGGAACAATAACGTAAACATGAGCGGCTCGGACAACTTAACTTTAGATTTTCTTGGAGTTGGAGGAATGGTGAGAAATGTAAATCGCGGAGGGGCTGGTCGCGGCCGTGTTCGTGGAGACGTTTCTTTGAATGGTGAACTAAAGTTTCCGGAGTAA